The following coding sequences are from one Eucalyptus grandis isolate ANBG69807.140 chromosome 11, ASM1654582v1, whole genome shotgun sequence window:
- the LOC104425067 gene encoding auxin response factor 18 yields the protein MITFIDSKEKLKEVEKTLDSQLWHACAGGMVQMPPVNSKVFYFPQGHAEHSSGPVDFRSCPRIPAYIPCRVSAIRFMADPETDEVFAKMRLVPLTSSEPDFGDDGIGGLQGSDGQDKPASFAKTLTQSDANNGGGFSVPRYCAETIFPRLDYSVDPPVQTILAKDVHGETWKFRHIYRGTPRRHLLTTGWSTFVNHKKLVAGDSIVFMRAENGDLCVGIRRAKRGIGSGPESSSGWNPVGGNCAVPYGGFSAFLTEDENKLITNGHGNCMSGNGSLMGKKRVTPEAVVEAASLAANGHPFEVVYYPRASTPEFCVKSSLVKTAMQIRWCPGMRFKMAFETEDSSRISWFMGTISSVHVADPTCWPDSPWRLLQVTWDEPDLLQNVKRVSPWLVELVSSMPAIHLSPFSPPRKKLRLPHHPDFPLDGHFPMPSFSGDLLGPSSPFGCLPNSHSAAGMQGARHAYYSQSLPDLHLSKQPSSLFPAGFPLLDHSIRSMRTSNGPRMHKSSSDDDISTLLTMTNYGKVFKKLEEVKKPPQLVLFGKPILTEQQISLSNSATTTTTTASPVRTSSEEKIDKTGSFPDGPDSARQQSGQREQQSSCEQLRVHEDKHQQEMEACSEIGHCKVFIASEDVGRTLDLSLLASYDELCRKLTDMFGVENSQSLARHVLYRDDKGAEKRIGDEPYSDFIRTARRLTILTNSSSNGVGS from the exons ATGATCACTTTTATTGATTCTAAGGAGAAGCTGAAAGAGGTGGAGAAAACATTAGATTCTCAGCTATGGCATGCCTGCGCCGGAGGAATGGTGCAAATGCCGCCAGTGAACTCCAAGGTCTTCTACTTCCCTCAAGGCCACGCCGAGCATTCATCCGGTCCCGTGGATTTCCGGAGCTGCCCCAGGATACCGGCATACATACCTTGCCGGGTTTCTGCAATTAGGTTCATGGCTGATCCAGAGACCGACGAGGTCTTCGCCAAGATGAGATTGGTTCCGTTGACAAGTAGTGAGCCTGATTTTGGGGATGATGGAATCGGAGGGCTTCAAGGATCAGATGGTCAAGATAAACCCGCGTCCTTCGCCAAAACTTTGACCCAGTCTGATGCCAATAACGGCGGTGGTTTCTCTGTCCCGAGGTACTGTGCAGAAACGATTTTCCCACGGCTGGATTATTCTGTAGACCCTCCTGTCCAGACCATCCTGGCCAAGGACGTTCATGGAGAGACGTGGAAGTTCAGGCATATCTACCGAGGGACGCCACGGCGCCATCTCTTGACCACTGGTTGGAGTACTTTTGTGAACCACAAGAAGCTTGTGGCTGGGGACTCGATAGTGTTCATGAGGGCAGAGAATGGGGATCTCTGCGTCGGGATTCGCCGGGCTAAAAGAGGGATTGGCAGCGGACCGGAGTCCTCATCTGGTTGGAACCCAGTCGGCGGGAACTGTGCGGTGCCTTATGGTGGGTTCTCTGCGTTCTTGACAGAGGACGAGAACAAATTGATCACCAACGGGCATGGGAACTGCATGAGCGGAAATGGAAGTTTGATGGGCAAGAAACGGGTCACGCCAGAGGCGGTTGTTGAAGCAGCCTCACTGGCGGCAAATGGGCATCCTTTCGAGGTGGTTTACTACCCTCGAGCAAGTACCCCCGAATTCTGTGTGAAGTCTTCCCTGGTAAAAACGGCGATGCAGATCCGGTGGTGTCCTGGAATGCGGTTCAAGATGGCCTTTGAAACAGAGGATTCTTCACGGATTAGTTGGTTCATGGGGACAATATCTTCGGTTCACGTGGCCGATCCGACCTGTTGGCCGGATTCACCTTGGAGGCTACTCCAG GTAACTTGGGACGAGCCGGATTTGCTGCAAAATGTGAAACGTGTGAGCCCGTGGCTGGTTGAACTCGTCTCCAGCATGCCGGCAATCCATCTCTCCCCTTTCTCGCCACCGAGGAAGAAGCTAAGGCTTCCACATCACCCGGATTTCCCCCTCGATGGGCACTTCCCAATGCCATCGTTCTCCGGCGACCTCCTTGGGCCCAGCAGCCCGTTTGGTTGTCTTCCCAACAGCCATTCTGCAGCTGGTATGCAGGGAGCCAGGCACGCTTACTATTCTCAGTCCTTACCGGATCTCCACCTCAGCAAACAGCCATCGAGTCTGTTCCCTGCCGGTTTTCCGCTTCTCGACCACTCAATTAGATCCATGAGAACCTCCAATGGTCCGAGAATGCACAAATCTAGCAGCGACGACGACATTTCTACCCTCTTGACAATGACAAATTATGGGAAAGTCTTTAAGAAACTCGAGGAAGTTAAGAAACCTCCCCAGTTGGTGCTCTTTGGTAAGCCGATACTGACTGAGCAGCAGATTTCTCTAAGCAACTCTGCTACTACCACCACTACTACAGCTTCGCCTGTTCGTACTTCATCAGAAGAGAAGATAGACAAAACAGGTAGTTTCCCCGATGGCCCTGATTCGGCACGTCAACAGTCAGGCCAACGAGAGCAGCAGTCGTCATGTGAGCAGTTGAGAGTACACGAGGATAAGCACCAACAGGAGATGGAAGCCTGCTCAGAAATCGGCCACTGCAAAGTTTTCATAGCATCGGAGGACGTGGGTCGTACGCTCGATCTCTCGTTGCTTGCCTCATATGACGAGTTGTGCAGGAAGCTAACAGATATGTTTGGCGTCGAGAATTCTCAAAGCTTAGCCCGCCACGTTCTGTATCGGGATGACAAAGGTGCAGAGAAGCGCATCGGCGATGAGCCATACAG CGATTTCATCAGAACGGCCAGGAGATTGACAATTTTGACGAACTCGAGCAGCAACGGCGTAGGCAGCTAG
- the LOC104425066 gene encoding pentatricopeptide repeat-containing protein At3g59040 isoform X1, whose translation MTQTLFLKPFLSAPLNDCSRPEICGTCISDKVSVRGRVGVICMRMLVPRKFMQKRRKVEVFKDAADEADQKNWRRLMKEIEEAGSAANVLRTERARTQVLPRDLVLGTLKRFKQLKKWNLVSEILEWLRIQQWWDFSEMDLLMLITAYGKQGNFNRAERVMSFIKKKKYAPNVIAYTALMEAYGRGRRYNNAEAIFRRMQSSGPEPSAFTYQIILKTFVEGNKFMEAEEVFETLLDKERSPLTPDQKMFHMMIYMHKKAGNYEKARQMFSLMAERGVQQSTVTYNSLMSFESNYKEVSKIYDQMQRAGLRPDVVSYALLINAYGKARREEEALAVFEEMLSAGVRPTHKAYNILLDAFAISGMVEQARIVFKSMRRDRYMPDLCSYTTMLSAYVNASDMDGAEKFFRRLKQDGFDPNVVTYGTMIKGYARVNKLEKMMEVYEEMRLRGIKANQTVFTTIMDAYGKNKDFDSALVWFKEMESSGVHPDKKAKNVLLSLAKTTEELTEANLLVGNVSQQHPEPKANGVLRFVDNDDHEEEEEEEEEDDDDVIDTENAISFADQYEDQMVSNQAVNDTITSCVR comes from the exons ATGACCCAAACCCTGTTTCTGAAGCCGTTCCTTTCAGCTCCTTTGAATGACTGCAG TAGACCAGAGATATGTGGTACGTGCATTAGCGATAAGGTCAGTGTACGTGGGAGAGTGGGGGTAATATGTATGCGGATGTTGGTGCCGAGGAAATTCATGCAGAAGAGGAGGAAGGTGGAGGTTTTCAAAGACGCGGCGGATGAAGCCGATCAAAAGAACTGGAGGAGGCTGATGAAGGAAATCGAGGAAGCGGGCTCGGCGGCGAATGTCCTCAGGACTGAGAGGGCTCGGACACAGGTGCTTCCACGAGACCTTGTGTTGGGAACCTTAAAAAGGTTCAAGCAGCTAAAGAAATGGAACCTTGTTAGCGAG ATTCTTGAGTGGCTAAGGATTCAGCAATGGTGGGATTTCAGCGAGATGGACCTACTGATGCTTATAACTGCTTATGGAAAGCAAGGGAACTTCAACAGGGCTGAAAGAGTCATGAGCtttataaagaagaaaaaatatgccCCTAATGTGATTGCTTATACTGCCCTTATGGAAGCATATGGTAGAGGAAGACGATATAACAATGCAGAAGCTATATTTCGAAGGATGCAGTCTTCAGGCCCTGAGCCTTCTGCTTTCACATATCAAATCAttcttaaaacttttgttgag GGTAACAAATTTATGGAGGCTGAAGAAGTCTTTGAGACCCTTTTAGATAAGGAGAGATCCCCTCTAACACCTGACCAGAAAATGTTCCACATGATGATTTATATGCATAAGAAAGCTGGAAATTATGAGAAAGCTCGTCAGATGTTCTCTTTGATGGCCGAAAGAGGAGTACAGCAATCTACCGTGACGTACAATAGCCTCATGTCATTTGAAAGTAATTACAAGGAGGTCTCAAAGATATATGATCAG ATGCAAAGAGCAGGTCTACGGCCAGATGTTGTGAGCTATGCCTTGCTTATAAATGCTTATGGGAAAGccaggagagaggaagaagcaCTAGCTGTATTTGAGGAGATGCTGAGTGCTGGTGTCAG GCCTACCCACAAAGCTTACAATATTTTACTTGATGCATTTGCAATATCTGGAATGGTGGAGCAAGCACGAATCGTATTCAAGAGCATGAGAAGGGACAG GTACATGCCTGATCTTTGCTCCTATACAACCATGTTGTCAGCCTATGTGAATGCATCGGACATGGATGGTGCTGAGAAGTTCTTCAGAAGGCTGAAGCAGGACGGGTTTGATCCAAATGTTGTTACCTATGGGACGATGATCAAAGGTTATGCTAGGGTGAATAAAttggagaagatgatggaggTGTATGAAGAAATGCGACTCCGCGGAATCAAAGCAAATCAAACTGTATTCACGACGATCATGGATGCATATGGTAAGAACAAAGATTTTGACAGCGCATTGGTGTGGTTTAAAGAAATGGAGTCTTCTGGGGTTCATCCTGACAAGAAAGCAAAGAACGTGCTTCTCTCCCTGGCAAAAACAACAGAGGAACTCACAGAGGCCAATTTGCTTGTTGGGAATGTAAGTCAGCAGCACCCTGAGCCAAAGGCGAATGGGGTTTTAAGATTTGTTGATAACGATGAtcacgaagaagaggaagaggaagaggaagaggatgatgacGATGTCATTGACACAGAAAATGCAATTTCTTTTGCGGATCAATATGAGGATCAGATGGTGTCCAACCAAGCAGTCAATGATACCATTACGTCCTGTGTACGGTAG
- the LOC104425066 gene encoding pentatricopeptide repeat-containing protein At3g59040 isoform X2, translated as MTQTLFLKPFLSAPLNDCRPEICGTCISDKVSVRGRVGVICMRMLVPRKFMQKRRKVEVFKDAADEADQKNWRRLMKEIEEAGSAANVLRTERARTQVLPRDLVLGTLKRFKQLKKWNLVSEILEWLRIQQWWDFSEMDLLMLITAYGKQGNFNRAERVMSFIKKKKYAPNVIAYTALMEAYGRGRRYNNAEAIFRRMQSSGPEPSAFTYQIILKTFVEGNKFMEAEEVFETLLDKERSPLTPDQKMFHMMIYMHKKAGNYEKARQMFSLMAERGVQQSTVTYNSLMSFESNYKEVSKIYDQMQRAGLRPDVVSYALLINAYGKARREEEALAVFEEMLSAGVRPTHKAYNILLDAFAISGMVEQARIVFKSMRRDRYMPDLCSYTTMLSAYVNASDMDGAEKFFRRLKQDGFDPNVVTYGTMIKGYARVNKLEKMMEVYEEMRLRGIKANQTVFTTIMDAYGKNKDFDSALVWFKEMESSGVHPDKKAKNVLLSLAKTTEELTEANLLVGNVSQQHPEPKANGVLRFVDNDDHEEEEEEEEEDDDDVIDTENAISFADQYEDQMVSNQAVNDTITSCVR; from the exons ATGACCCAAACCCTGTTTCTGAAGCCGTTCCTTTCAGCTCCTTTGAATGACTGCAG ACCAGAGATATGTGGTACGTGCATTAGCGATAAGGTCAGTGTACGTGGGAGAGTGGGGGTAATATGTATGCGGATGTTGGTGCCGAGGAAATTCATGCAGAAGAGGAGGAAGGTGGAGGTTTTCAAAGACGCGGCGGATGAAGCCGATCAAAAGAACTGGAGGAGGCTGATGAAGGAAATCGAGGAAGCGGGCTCGGCGGCGAATGTCCTCAGGACTGAGAGGGCTCGGACACAGGTGCTTCCACGAGACCTTGTGTTGGGAACCTTAAAAAGGTTCAAGCAGCTAAAGAAATGGAACCTTGTTAGCGAG ATTCTTGAGTGGCTAAGGATTCAGCAATGGTGGGATTTCAGCGAGATGGACCTACTGATGCTTATAACTGCTTATGGAAAGCAAGGGAACTTCAACAGGGCTGAAAGAGTCATGAGCtttataaagaagaaaaaatatgccCCTAATGTGATTGCTTATACTGCCCTTATGGAAGCATATGGTAGAGGAAGACGATATAACAATGCAGAAGCTATATTTCGAAGGATGCAGTCTTCAGGCCCTGAGCCTTCTGCTTTCACATATCAAATCAttcttaaaacttttgttgag GGTAACAAATTTATGGAGGCTGAAGAAGTCTTTGAGACCCTTTTAGATAAGGAGAGATCCCCTCTAACACCTGACCAGAAAATGTTCCACATGATGATTTATATGCATAAGAAAGCTGGAAATTATGAGAAAGCTCGTCAGATGTTCTCTTTGATGGCCGAAAGAGGAGTACAGCAATCTACCGTGACGTACAATAGCCTCATGTCATTTGAAAGTAATTACAAGGAGGTCTCAAAGATATATGATCAG ATGCAAAGAGCAGGTCTACGGCCAGATGTTGTGAGCTATGCCTTGCTTATAAATGCTTATGGGAAAGccaggagagaggaagaagcaCTAGCTGTATTTGAGGAGATGCTGAGTGCTGGTGTCAG GCCTACCCACAAAGCTTACAATATTTTACTTGATGCATTTGCAATATCTGGAATGGTGGAGCAAGCACGAATCGTATTCAAGAGCATGAGAAGGGACAG GTACATGCCTGATCTTTGCTCCTATACAACCATGTTGTCAGCCTATGTGAATGCATCGGACATGGATGGTGCTGAGAAGTTCTTCAGAAGGCTGAAGCAGGACGGGTTTGATCCAAATGTTGTTACCTATGGGACGATGATCAAAGGTTATGCTAGGGTGAATAAAttggagaagatgatggaggTGTATGAAGAAATGCGACTCCGCGGAATCAAAGCAAATCAAACTGTATTCACGACGATCATGGATGCATATGGTAAGAACAAAGATTTTGACAGCGCATTGGTGTGGTTTAAAGAAATGGAGTCTTCTGGGGTTCATCCTGACAAGAAAGCAAAGAACGTGCTTCTCTCCCTGGCAAAAACAACAGAGGAACTCACAGAGGCCAATTTGCTTGTTGGGAATGTAAGTCAGCAGCACCCTGAGCCAAAGGCGAATGGGGTTTTAAGATTTGTTGATAACGATGAtcacgaagaagaggaagaggaagaggaagaggatgatgacGATGTCATTGACACAGAAAATGCAATTTCTTTTGCGGATCAATATGAGGATCAGATGGTGTCCAACCAAGCAGTCAATGATACCATTACGTCCTGTGTACGGTAG